The DNA sequence TTCGGGCACTACGGAATCCGCTGCTCGCCGCTGAGCGACGAGGAACCCACCGGCCCCGACCGCCTGCGCCGACTCGCCTTTTCTCCGCTGTAACCCGAGCCGGTGGCGGGTAAGCTCGCTATTCGGACACTTGGGAGGTGGGGTGGCGAGCCGAGTGAGCCCGCGCGCAGCGGACCGCGTCGCCGGCGACCGGGTGTGGACGGTGCCGAATCTGCTGAGCATGCTCCGTCTGGTGGGCGTGCCGGTCTTCCTGTGGCTGGTTCTGGTTCCCCGGGCCGACTGGTTGGCGCTGGGCGTGCTCGCTTTCGCCGGAGTCTCCGACTGGCTGGACGGCAAGATCGCCCGGGCCTGGAACCAGACCAGCCGGCTGGGCACGGTGCTGGATCCCCTGGCCGACCGCCTCTACATCTTCGCCGCCCTGCTCGGGCTGGTGGTGCGCGGCATCGTGCCGTGGTGGCTGATGGCCGTGCTCGTGCTGCGCGACGTGCTGATGGTGCTGGCGCTGCCGATCATGCGCTACCACGGCTACGGCACCCTGCCGGTGAACTTCGCGGGCAAGGCCGCCACCCTGTGCCTGCTCTACTCCTTCCCGCTGCTGTTCATCGCCGGATACGCCGCAATGGTCGGCGATGTCGCACGGATTATGGGTTGGGCGTTCGCGATCTGGGGAACGGCTATCTACTGGTGGGCCGGAGTGCTGTACGCGGTACAAGGGCTGCGATTGATCGCGCAGACCCGCAGGGCCGACCACCCCTTGGAGACGGATGAAAAGCCCCTGCCAGGGGTAGCGGCCACATCCGGCCACGGCAGTCACCCGGGCGGTGACCCGGCGCAGTCGGATCAGACGGCGCCCGGTCGCGGTTCCGAGGGCTCCGGGCCACCACCCAGCGGCACGAGCCACAGGAAGGGAGCGAAATCCCCACCATGAGAACGCGCCCGAGGGCGTCCGGCCGTCCATCACCCGGGGTCGGGGGGTGGCCCCGATGAAGGCCGTAGTCATGGCCGGAGGGGAAGGTACGCGCCTCCGCCCGATGACCGCCAACCAGCCCAAGCCACTCCTGCCCGTCGTCAACCGCCCCATCATGGAGCACGTCCTGCGGCTGCTCAAGCGGCACGGATTCGACGACACCGTTGTGACCGTCCAGTTCCTGGCCACGCTGATCCGCAACTACTTCGGCGACGGCGAGGAACTGGGCATGAACCTGCACTACGTCGCCGAGGAGGTGCCCCTGGGCACCGCCGGCAGCGTCAAGAACGCCGCGGAGCACCTGCGCGGTGAGCCGTTCATCGTCGTCTCCGGCGACGCGCTGACCGACATCGACCTCGGGGACATGGTGCGCTTCCACCGCGAGAACGGCGCCAAGGTCACGATCGGGCTCAAGCGGGTGGAGAACCCGCTGGAGTTCGGCATCATCATCGTCGACGAGCAAGGGCGGGTGCAGCGGTTCCTGGAGAAGCCGACCTGGGGACAGGTCTTCTCCGACACCGTCAACACCGGCATCTACATCATGGAACCCGAGGTCCTCGACGAGGTCGCCGAGGGCGAGGTCGTCGACTGGTCCGGCGACGTGTTCCCGAAGCTGCTCAAGGACGGCGAACCCCTCTACGGATATGTCGCCGACGGCTACTGGGAGGACGTGGGCACCAGCGAGAGCTATCTCCGCGCCCAGGCCGACGTGCTCTCCGGCAAGGTCGACGTCGAGATCGACGGTTTCGAGGTCTCGCCCGGCGTGTGGATGGCCGAGGGCGCCGAGGTCGACCCCGAGGCCGTGCTCAAGGGGCCCCTCTACATCGGCGACTACGCCAAGGTCGAGGCGGGGGCCGAGCTGCGCGAGTTCACCGTGCTCGGCAGCAACGTCGTGGTGCGCTCCGAGGCGTTCGTGCACCGCTCGGTCGTGCACGACAACGTCTACATCGGCTCCAGCACGAACCTGCGCGGCTGCGTCATCGGCAAGAACACCGACGTCATGTCCGGCGCCCGGGTCGAGGAGGGGGCGATCGTCGGCGAGGAATGCGTCGTCGAGTCCGAGGCGTACCTCTCCAACGACGTCAAGGTCTACCCCTTCAAGACGATCGAGGCCGGCGCGGTCGTCAACGACAACGTCATCTGGGAGTCCCGCGGCCAGCGGTCGCTGTTCGGCCAACGCGGGGTCTCCGGGCTGATCAACGTCGAGATCACCCCCGAACTGGCGGTGCGGCTGGCGAGCGCGTTCGCTACCCGGCTGAAGAAGGGCTCGGTGGTGACCACCTCGCGCGACGTCTCCCGCGCGGCGCGGGCGCTCAAGCGCGCGGTCATCAGCGCGCTCACGGCCAGCGCCATCGACGTGCGGGACCTGGAGGTGGTGCCGCTTCCGGTCGCGCGGTTCCACACCTCCCAGAGCGGGGTGGCCGGCGGGATCAGCCTGCGCACGTCGCCCGGCGACCCGCAGTCGGTAGACATCATGTTCTTCGACGAGCGCGGGGCCGACCTGTCGCCGGGGGCGCAGCGCAAGCTGGAGCGGGTGTTCTCCCGCGCCGAGTACCGCCGCGCGTTCCCCGGTGAGATCGCCGAGCTGACCTTCCCCTCGCGCGGTGTCGAGAACTACGCCCACGAGCTGCTGCGCACCGTCGACACCTCCGGGGTCGGCGAAGCCGGGCTGAAGGTCGTGGTCGACTGCGCCGGCGGCACGGGCGCACTGATCCTGCCCTCGCTGCTGGGGCGGATCGGGGTCGAGGTGCTCACGGTCAACAACCGCCTCGACGAGGCCTCGCCCACCGACACCCTGGCCAAGCAGATGCGCGACCTGCAGCACCTGGGCGAGCTGGTCTCGTCCTCGCGCGCCGACTTCGGCGTGCGGTTCGACCCGGTCGCCGAGCGGCTCTCGCTGGTCGACGAGAACGGCCGGGTGGTCGACAACGACCGCGCCCTGCTGGTGATCCTCGACCTCGTCGCCGCCGAGCGCCAGGGCGGGCGGATCGCGCTACCGGTGACCACCACTCGGGTGGCCGGGCAGGTGGCCGGGTACCACGGGGCCGAGGTCGAGTGGACCCCCACCGCCCCCGACGAGCTCGCCAAGGCCGCCCAGGCCGACGACATCGTCTTCGCCTCCGACGGCCGCGGCGGCTACGTCGTCCCGGAGTTCTCCCGCACCAGCGACGGCATCGCCGCGTTCGTGCGGCTGCTGGGACTCGTGGCGCGCACCCGGCTCTCGCTGAGCGAGATCGACAGCCGCATCCCGCAGGCGCACCTGCTGCGCCGCTCCGTGCCCACCCCATGGGCGGTCAAGGGCAGCGTGATGCGCGCGGTCGTGGAGGAGTCCGAGGGCCGCGAGGTCGACACCACCGACGGTGTGCGGGTGGTCGAGCCCGACGGCGCCTGGGTGCTGATCCTGCCCGACACCTCCGAGGCGGTGACCCACCTGTGGGCGGAGGGCGCCGACTCCGACACCGCCCAGCGGCTGCTGGACGAGTGGGCCGCGGTCGTCGAGCAGGCCGAAGGCTGAGCCCCGCGGCCGCCGTCTCCGGCGCCGCTTTCCGCTTTCGCGGGCGGCCGACTCCGGCCGCCCGCGAAAGCGGGCGCGGACGTCGGCGCCGACTGCGCGGCGCCGATATGGTTTAAAGTCGAGTGTTCCCTACCTGCGGGCTTTCCCGCGCGTCGCGGACTTCGCCGGGCGGGGCGCGGAACGTGTGCACAGCAGCGGAGGGCAGAGGATGACACCATGTAAGAATCCGAGGTGAGCCGGAGGAACACCACGCCGGTCTGCCCCGTTTTCTCCAGTGAGTGCGGGTACTCCCGCGCACTCAGGCGCGAAGAACCACCACCGAATCAAGCACCGCCCCGTGCGGTAGGAGGCCGAGCCGACCTATGTCGAGCGTTTACTGCACGCAGTGCGGTCACGCCGTTGCGGATGATGCCCGCTTCTGCTCCAACTGCGGTTCCCCCATCCGTACCGCCGGGCAGGATGCCGCCCCGGCCACCGGTGGCAGCCGCGACTCCGTCGGTGAGACCACCTCCACCATCTCCATCTCCGGCATCCAGGCGCTGGAGGCCGAGGCCGAGGGCGAGGACCTGCCCGGCGAGCCCACCAACGTGGACGCCCTGCCCGCCGGCACGGCGCTGCTCGTGGTCAAGCGGGGCCCCAACGCCGGCAGCCGCTTCCTGCTCGACAGCGACGTCACCACCGTCGGCCGACACCCCAACAGCGACATCTTCCTCGACGACGTCACCGTCTCGCGGCGCCACGTGGAGTTCTTCCGGCGCGGCAACGGTTTCGGGGTGCGCGACGTCGGCAGCCTCAACGGCACCTACGTCAACCGCGAACGCATAGACGAGGCCGAGCTCGGGGGCGGCGACGAGGTGCAGATCGGCAAGTTCCGCCTGGTCCTGCTCACCAAGCCGCGCCGCTGAGGCTCCCCGCCTCCCGGCGCCCGGATCAGGTTTGCGCCCCGGCCCGACCGGAGAGCCTTGTAGGGAAGACCGCCACCGATGGCGCGATCGGCGATATCGCGGTCATGTCGCCCGAATGCGGCATCGGGGAAGGTTGCCGGAGACCGATCCGGGCAGCACAGGGTCCGGACCTGCCTCGGACGCCTGTCGGCGTGGCGGTGTACCGTGAAGAAGACGGAGCAGAGCACACCTTAGGCGGGTGCCCCTCCGGCACGACGAGTCGTGGGACGGAGCCGCAGTGAAGCACATGGAGGTTGTCGGCGTCCGAGTGGAGATGCCCTCGAACCAGCCGATCGTCCTGCTCAAGGAAGCCGACGGCGAGCGCTATCTGCCCATCTGGATCGGTGCGGTCGAGGCCACGGCGATCGCCCTGGCGCAGCAGGGCGTCATGCCTGCCCGCCCGCTCACCCATGATCTATTCCGCGATGTGCTCGACGCGCTCGACGCCGGTCTGAGCACGGTCAACATCACCTCGCTGAGCGACGGCATCTTCTACGCCGAGCTGGTGTTCTCCAACGGGGTCGAGGTCAGCGCCCGGCCCTCGGACTCCATCGCGCTGGCCCTGCGCACCGGTGCGCCCATCTACGCCCACGAGGACGTCGTGGAGGAGGCCGGGGTGCCCATCCCCGACGAGCAGGAGGACGAGGTCGAAAAGTTTCGCGAGTTCCTGGACCAGATCTCGCCGGAGGACTTCGGGCGCACCACCTGAGCACACCGCTATCCGCCGCCCCCGCCCCGCCTGCGGGACGGGGGCGGCGGTTGTGTGCGTGAGCCGGTCGCCGGATCCAACGCCGGGTCAACATCGGCCCATGATCGTACAGCGGGCCACTGCGCCGGGGGCCGGGCGGGCAGTGTCGCTGCGTGGAACCGATGCTCGCCCGTACCGTGCACACGCTGCCCGAGGGCCCGCACTGGCGCTATGAGCCCAAGTGGGACGGCTACCGCGCGCTAGCCGGCCGCGAGGGGGCGGTGAGCCTCACCTCGCGCTCGGGGCGCCCGTTGCAGTCCGCCTTCCGCGACGTCGCCGCGGCGCTGGAGTCGGCGCTGCCCGAGGGCACCGCCGTCGACGGCGAGATCGTGCGCTGGTCTCCCCAGGGCCGTCTCGATTTCGCCGCCCTGCAGCGGCGCGGCCACGCGGGCCCCCAGGCGGCGCGGCGGCTCGCCCGCAGCGAGCCCTGCCACTACATCGTCTTCGACCTGCTGCGCGCCGACGGCGCCGAGGTTGTCGCCGCCGCTCTCGACGAGCGCCGCGCGCGGCTGGAGGAGCTGATGCGCCGCAGCACCCAGCCGGCGCTGATGCTCGGCTGGCAGACCAGCGCCCCAGGCGTCGCCCGCCAGTGGTACGACCAGATGTGGCGCGTGGGAGTGGAGGGCCTGGTCGTCAAGGACGGGCGCGGCCGCTACCGCCCCGGCCGGCGCGACTGGCTGAAGTACAAGCGGCGCGTCACCACCGAGGCGATCGTCGGCGGGGTGATCGGCGCGCCCGCGAAACCGCGCGAGCTCATCGTGGGCCGACGCGACTCGCAGACGGGGGCGCTGCGCGTGGTGGGCCGCACCGGCGAGCTGGAGCCCGGCCGGCGCGGCGAGGTGGGGGCGCTGCTGCGCCCCTCGGCCGGCGACCACCCCTGGCCCGAGCGGCTGCCTTCGCGCTGGGGCTCGGCGCAGGAGTACGCGCGGGTGGTGCCCGAGGTCGTCGTGGAGATCACGCCGGACGCGGCGACCGCCTCGGGCCGCTGGCGCCACCGCGTGGGCTACGTGCGCGCCCGCCCCGACCGGCAACCCGCCGACGTGCCCCCCGACCTGGCCATCGAGGGTTGAGGGCGGCCCGGGATGCGCGCCGGTTCCCGGCTAGGACGCCGACCGGGCCGAGCCGCCCGCGCGGGCGCGCTCGACGGCCTCCTCCAGTTCGGCGCGCGACATCTTGGACCGGCCCGCGATGCCGAGTTCGGTTGCCAGGCGCGCCAGCTCCCGCTTGGACAGCT is a window from the Streptomonospora litoralis genome containing:
- a CDS encoding CDP-alcohol phosphatidyltransferase family protein; the protein is MLRLVGVPVFLWLVLVPRADWLALGVLAFAGVSDWLDGKIARAWNQTSRLGTVLDPLADRLYIFAALLGLVVRGIVPWWLMAVLVLRDVLMVLALPIMRYHGYGTLPVNFAGKAATLCLLYSFPLLFIAGYAAMVGDVARIMGWAFAIWGTAIYWWAGVLYAVQGLRLIAQTRRADHPLETDEKPLPGVAATSGHGSHPGGDPAQSDQTAPGRGSEGSGPPPSGTSHRKGAKSPP
- a CDS encoding mannose-1-phosphate guanyltransferase, which translates into the protein MKAVVMAGGEGTRLRPMTANQPKPLLPVVNRPIMEHVLRLLKRHGFDDTVVTVQFLATLIRNYFGDGEELGMNLHYVAEEVPLGTAGSVKNAAEHLRGEPFIVVSGDALTDIDLGDMVRFHRENGAKVTIGLKRVENPLEFGIIIVDEQGRVQRFLEKPTWGQVFSDTVNTGIYIMEPEVLDEVAEGEVVDWSGDVFPKLLKDGEPLYGYVADGYWEDVGTSESYLRAQADVLSGKVDVEIDGFEVSPGVWMAEGAEVDPEAVLKGPLYIGDYAKVEAGAELREFTVLGSNVVVRSEAFVHRSVVHDNVYIGSSTNLRGCVIGKNTDVMSGARVEEGAIVGEECVVESEAYLSNDVKVYPFKTIEAGAVVNDNVIWESRGQRSLFGQRGVSGLINVEITPELAVRLASAFATRLKKGSVVTTSRDVSRAARALKRAVISALTASAIDVRDLEVVPLPVARFHTSQSGVAGGISLRTSPGDPQSVDIMFFDERGADLSPGAQRKLERVFSRAEYRRAFPGEIAELTFPSRGVENYAHELLRTVDTSGVGEAGLKVVVDCAGGTGALILPSLLGRIGVEVLTVNNRLDEASPTDTLAKQMRDLQHLGELVSSSRADFGVRFDPVAERLSLVDENGRVVDNDRALLVILDLVAAERQGGRIALPVTTTRVAGQVAGYHGAEVEWTPTAPDELAKAAQADDIVFASDGRGGYVVPEFSRTSDGIAAFVRLLGLVARTRLSLSEIDSRIPQAHLLRRSVPTPWAVKGSVMRAVVEESEGREVDTTDGVRVVEPDGAWVLILPDTSEAVTHLWAEGADSDTAQRLLDEWAAVVEQAEG
- a CDS encoding ATP-dependent DNA ligase is translated as MLARTVHTLPEGPHWRYEPKWDGYRALAGREGAVSLTSRSGRPLQSAFRDVAAALESALPEGTAVDGEIVRWSPQGRLDFAALQRRGHAGPQAARRLARSEPCHYIVFDLLRADGAEVVAAALDERRARLEELMRRSTQPALMLGWQTSAPGVARQWYDQMWRVGVEGLVVKDGRGRYRPGRRDWLKYKRRVTTEAIVGGVIGAPAKPRELIVGRRDSQTGALRVVGRTGELEPGRRGEVGALLRPSAGDHPWPERLPSRWGSAQEYARVVPEVVVEITPDAATASGRWRHRVGYVRARPDRQPADVPPDLAIEG
- a CDS encoding FHA domain-containing protein yields the protein MSSVYCTQCGHAVADDARFCSNCGSPIRTAGQDAAPATGGSRDSVGETTSTISISGIQALEAEAEGEDLPGEPTNVDALPAGTALLVVKRGPNAGSRFLLDSDVTTVGRHPNSDIFLDDVTVSRRHVEFFRRGNGFGVRDVGSLNGTYVNRERIDEAELGGGDEVQIGKFRLVLLTKPRR
- a CDS encoding bifunctional nuclease family protein; the protein is MKHMEVVGVRVEMPSNQPIVLLKEADGERYLPIWIGAVEATAIALAQQGVMPARPLTHDLFRDVLDALDAGLSTVNITSLSDGIFYAELVFSNGVEVSARPSDSIALALRTGAPIYAHEDVVEEAGVPIPDEQEDEVEKFREFLDQISPEDFGRTT